From Magnolia sinica isolate HGM2019 chromosome 13, MsV1, whole genome shotgun sequence, one genomic window encodes:
- the LOC131223117 gene encoding umecyanin-like isoform X2: MASSSSSFMGLIVVVVVAALLQCTAAATYTVGDTTGWTIPSGGAQFYPNWAGGKTFVVGDVLSFNFNPQGHDVATVTKAQYDACTAPSESSIIRTSPANITLSTAGNHYYICTFSGHCSAGQKLTINVVSSSTGTPTTPTTPPTVSAGGPSPPPTSGDSTPPNAAPSLIAGLGTAGVVAAVFSAFFL; the protein is encoded by the exons atggcttcttcttcttcttctttcatgggATTGATTGTAGTTGTTGTTGTAGCAGCTTTGCTTCAGTGCACTGCGGCGGCGACCTACACGGTCGGTGACACCACCGGATGGACGATCCCCTCAGGAGGTGCTCAATTCTACCCCAATTGGGCAGGCGGCAAGACGTTTGTCGTTGGCGACGTTCTCT CCTTCAATTTCAACCCTCAAGGTCACGATGTTGCCACGGTGACGAAGGCACAGTACGATGCCTGCACTGCACCGTCCGAGAGTAGTATCATAAGGACGAGCCCGGCAAACATCACTCTCAGCACTGCCGGCAATCACTACTACATCTGCACATTCTCTGGGCACTGTTCGGCCGGACAGAAGCTAACCATCAACGTTGTATCCTCGAGCACTGGCACCCCAACAACCCCAACAACACCCCCCACCGTCTCAGCGGGCGGACcttcaccaccacccacatcaGGCGACTCCACACCCCCCAACGCTGCCCCGTCTCTCATCGCCGGCCTTGGCACTGCAGGTGTTGTTGCGGCCGTCTTCTCCGCCTTCTTCCTTTAG
- the LOC131223116 gene encoding cucumber peeling cupredoxin-like encodes MASSSSTFMGLIVVVVVAALLQCTAAATYTVGDTTGWTIPSGGAQFYPNWAGGKTFVVGDILSFNFSPQGHDVATVTKAQYDACTAPSEGNIIRTSPANITLSTAGNHYYICTFSGHCSAGQKLTINVVSSSTATPTTPTTPPTVSAGGPSPPPTSGDSTPPNAAPSLAAGFGTAGVVAAVFSAFFI; translated from the exons AGCAGCTTTGCTTCAGTGCACTGCGGCGGCAACCTACACTGTTGGTGACACCACCGGATGGACGATCCCCTCAGGAGGTGCTCAATTCTACCCCAATTGGGCCGGCGGCAAGACGTTCGTCGTTGGCGACATTCTCT CCTTCAATTTCAGCCCTCAAGGCCACGATGTTGCCACAGTGACGAAGGCACAGTACGATGCCTGCACTGCACCCTCCGAGGGTAATATCATAAGGACGAGCCCAGCAAACATCACTCTCAGCACTGCCGGCAATCACTACTATATCTGCACATTCTCTGGACACTGTTCTGCCGGACAGAAGCTAACCATCAACGTTGTCTCCTCGAGCACTGCCACCCCAACAACCCCAACAACACCTCCCACCGTCTCAGCCGGTGGACcttcaccaccacccacatcaGGCGACTCCACGCCCCCCAACGCTGCCCCATCTCTTGCGGCGGGCTTTGGTACTGCTGGTGTTGTTGCCGCCGTCTTCTCCGCCTTCTTCATTTAG